The DNA window GGGACCAATTCCAAGCCGTTTCCATCTAGCATCTATCATTTGCTTGAGTGCTGCATCATCTGAGAAACCCAAAGGAGCTTTCAATCCCTTCTACGCAGCGACACTTTCAGATACTACCTGATGCTTGTACCGCCCAGTGTACCATCACTCTTCATCATCCTTTTCCCCAAGAACTAGAGATATTGGCATTGCTTGTAAACCTCGTGATGGAAGGAGTGAGTCAAGCAGAATCACCATCATCGCAATCAGAGATCACATTTTCAGGCTCGAATTCAGGACacataaccccccccccccccccacataaaaaaaaaagaaagagcaaaGACCAAGGAAGAAGCATCCGGTGAAGAGTTCTAACATCGGACTGCTTGCCATCTTATATCCAACAACATGAACAAGGGAGGAGTAGTACATGACTCTGCATCACTCCATTTTTTTTGcttgctttttttttctcttttctaaAACAGCTCGATCGACCTGACCTGAACTGAACACAAGGAGAGGAAAGCACCAGACTCCTCGGTtggctctctcctctctcttttttaGTCGTATACACAGAAACAAACTAGGCTTGAAGTTACACTAgacagcagcggcagcagccatCGTGGGTCGCCATGAGACGAAGAAAGGGCTCTAGCGAGGCTGGTGGATGACGCGGCGCGCCGCGCCCCTGACGCCGACGTGCTGCGCCGGCTTGTCCGcgtgcctctgctgctgctgctgggcgcGCGGCGACGGGGCGCCGACGACGGCCCTCGGGGAGCCGAGGCTCACCGCCCTGAGCACGTCGAGGTCGTACCCGGCGGGCTTGGCGACGTGGTGGTCGGGCGCGTAGAAGAGGTCGTCGGTGTCGAGCAGGTCGACGGAGTCGTCGGGGAGGAGCGCGGCGACGTCGACGTCGGCGTCGTC is part of the Panicum hallii strain FIL2 chromosome 2, PHallii_v3.1, whole genome shotgun sequence genome and encodes:
- the LOC112880046 gene encoding protein EARLY RESPONSIVE TO DEHYDRATION 15-like isoform X2, translating into MSTMAMASSSLNPNAPLFIPAAYRQVEDFSPEWWELVKTTAWFRDHWFRQHQLHEAAYEAAFGLPDDADVDVAALLPDDSVDLLDTDDLFYAPDHHVAKPAGYDLDVLRAVSLGSPRAVVGAPSPRAQQQQQRHADKPAQHVGVRGAARRVIHQPR
- the LOC112880046 gene encoding protein EARLY RESPONSIVE TO DEHYDRATION 15-like isoform X1 — its product is MHAISLPVLVPGSRAEQRRMSTMAMASSSLNPNAPLFIPAAYRQVEDFSPEWWELVKTTAWFRDHWFRQHQLHEAAYEAAFGLPDDADVDVAALLPDDSVDLLDTDDLFYAPDHHVAKPAGYDLDVLRAVSLGSPRAVVGAPSPRAQQQQQRHADKPAQHVGVRGAARRVIHQPR